The Pontibacter pudoricolor genome contains a region encoding:
- a CDS encoding transporter, translating into MMNDTITKSSCYVKRLLSAAAFILLAQQGYSQQVKPTPQPDLETDRPDQTEAASVVPARSIQLEAGLYFLKDKIGNATLNYTAYPTALVRFGILDWLEMRAEGTYQRLVVEDEIRTRANGFGPLTVGTKVQLWKENGFRPQAAAMAMVDLPVGHKAFKPEDPQLGLRLMFRNSLTEKTDLNYNLAYGWEDGEPVIGYAVSIGRSLNDKMTVYGEVFGDKPNGSKAEHSFDTGLLFLISPTLQVDIAAGTALNLQAPDYFITTGFSLRLPK; encoded by the coding sequence ATGATGAACGACACTATTACTAAATCCTCCTGTTATGTTAAACGATTGCTATCTGCAGCAGCATTTATACTTCTGGCGCAGCAGGGATATAGCCAGCAAGTAAAACCTACTCCACAACCGGATCTGGAAACGGACCGGCCAGACCAGACTGAAGCAGCTTCTGTAGTACCTGCTCGTTCAATACAACTGGAAGCTGGCCTCTACTTCCTGAAAGATAAGATCGGAAATGCAACGCTAAATTATACCGCTTATCCCACGGCATTAGTAAGATTCGGCATTCTGGATTGGCTGGAAATGAGAGCCGAAGGCACATACCAGCGGTTAGTTGTTGAAGATGAGATCAGAACCAGAGCAAATGGATTTGGACCGTTAACAGTTGGCACTAAAGTACAACTATGGAAAGAAAATGGCTTCAGGCCGCAAGCCGCGGCTATGGCAATGGTTGATCTTCCGGTTGGGCACAAAGCGTTTAAACCAGAAGACCCACAGCTTGGTTTGCGCCTGATGTTCAGGAATTCACTCACTGAGAAAACGGACCTGAACTATAACCTGGCTTATGGCTGGGAAGATGGGGAACCGGTAATAGGCTATGCTGTAAGTATAGGAAGAAGCTTAAATGATAAAATGACAGTGTATGGAGAGGTTTTCGGTGATAAACCAAACGGATCGAAGGCTGAACACTCTTTTGATACCGGTCTGTTATTCCTGATTTCGCCTACCTTGCAAGTAGATATAGCTGCAGGTACAGCCCTGAATTTACAGGCGCCGGATTACTTTATCACAACAGGTTTTAGCCTGCGTTTGCCGAAGTAG
- a CDS encoding RecQ family ATP-dependent DNA helicase, producing MQDIHHILKTYWGYDQFRPLQEDIVQSVLDGKDTLALLPTGGGKSVCFQVPAMAKDGICLVITPLIALMKDQVEQLKKRDIPAVAVYSGMNRREIDIALDNCVYGNIKFLYLSPERLLTDIFQERVKRMKVNLLAVDEAHCISQWGYDFRPPYLQLAELRELLPGVPVIALTATATEHVRKDIQEKLRFKQQNVFVKSFARSNLSYSCLYTEDKIGRLLEILQRMQGQTIVYVRSRRQTVEIARFLQSRQISAGAYHAGLKFEERSKAQQAWIDDKVRVIVATNAFGMGIDKPDVRLVVHLDLPESLEAYYQEAGRAGRDEKYSYAVILYGPSDVADLHKKVEEAHPPLELTRRVYQCLANYYQLAVGSGAMSSFDFELADFAKNYKLKALEVHHAIKRLEGEGYLQLNEGYYSPSRVFIQLNNTALYEFQVMNPEHDNLLRLLLRMYGGEAFANFVKISERKLAEYLKRPEDEIRRKLEYLHKLQVIVYEPQHDSPQLVFTKPRQDALNLPLNHKKLDELRERALKQVKEMGKYVENTNRCRTQLLLAYFNEISDQNCRICDFCLAQRKKAREETELGKMREKVLTLLQQKPYLPKELMQQFEPKDAETITTLVRELIDIGEVAYTPAGQVQKA from the coding sequence TTGCAGGACATCCATCACATCCTTAAAACTTACTGGGGTTACGACCAATTCAGGCCGTTGCAGGAGGATATTGTGCAGTCGGTGCTGGATGGAAAAGATACGCTGGCGTTGCTGCCTACCGGAGGTGGTAAGTCTGTCTGCTTTCAGGTGCCGGCCATGGCCAAAGATGGTATTTGCCTGGTTATTACGCCCCTCATCGCCCTGATGAAAGACCAGGTAGAACAACTAAAAAAGCGGGATATTCCAGCTGTGGCAGTATACTCAGGCATGAACCGTCGGGAGATAGATATTGCCCTGGATAACTGTGTGTATGGGAACATTAAATTTTTGTACCTGTCGCCAGAACGTTTGCTAACTGATATATTTCAGGAGCGGGTAAAGCGGATGAAGGTGAATTTATTGGCTGTGGATGAAGCGCATTGTATCTCGCAATGGGGCTACGATTTCAGACCGCCCTACCTGCAGTTGGCCGAACTTCGTGAGCTTTTACCCGGTGTGCCGGTTATAGCGCTTACCGCCACAGCAACCGAACATGTTCGCAAAGACATACAGGAAAAGCTCCGGTTTAAGCAGCAGAATGTGTTTGTTAAAAGCTTTGCCCGATCAAACCTCTCGTACTCCTGCCTGTACACCGAAGACAAAATTGGCCGGCTGTTGGAAATTCTGCAACGCATGCAGGGGCAAACTATAGTTTATGTGCGCAGCAGAAGACAAACGGTAGAAATTGCCCGTTTTTTGCAGAGCCGACAGATTTCGGCCGGAGCCTACCATGCCGGGCTAAAGTTTGAAGAACGCAGTAAAGCGCAGCAAGCCTGGATAGATGACAAAGTGAGGGTAATAGTGGCGACCAACGCTTTCGGGATGGGGATTGACAAACCGGACGTGCGTTTGGTGGTGCACCTGGATTTACCGGAAAGCCTGGAAGCGTATTACCAGGAAGCTGGCCGTGCCGGACGTGATGAAAAGTATAGTTACGCAGTAATACTTTATGGCCCAAGCGATGTAGCAGACCTGCACAAGAAGGTAGAAGAAGCACATCCTCCGCTGGAGCTTACACGCAGGGTTTACCAGTGTTTAGCCAACTATTACCAGCTGGCAGTTGGTAGCGGAGCCATGAGCAGTTTCGATTTTGAGCTGGCCGATTTTGCGAAGAACTATAAACTGAAGGCGCTGGAAGTACACCATGCTATTAAACGACTGGAAGGGGAAGGGTACCTGCAGCTAAATGAAGGATATTATTCACCATCACGCGTTTTTATACAGCTAAATAACACTGCGCTTTACGAATTTCAGGTGATGAACCCGGAGCATGACAATTTGCTGCGTCTGCTCCTGCGTATGTATGGTGGTGAAGCGTTTGCTAATTTTGTAAAGATATCGGAGCGTAAACTGGCTGAATACCTTAAAAGGCCTGAAGATGAAATACGCCGTAAGCTGGAGTATTTGCACAAATTACAGGTTATAGTTTACGAACCGCAACACGACTCACCGCAGCTGGTATTTACAAAGCCCCGCCAGGATGCCCTTAACCTGCCTCTTAACCACAAGAAACTGGACGAATTGCGAGAGCGTGCCCTGAAGCAGGTGAAGGAAATGGGGAAATATGTAGAGAATACCAACCGTTGCCGTACCCAATTGCTGCTGGCTTATTTTAACGAGATATCGGACCAGAACTGCCGCATCTGCGACTTTTGCCTGGCACAACGTAAAAAGGCGCGCGAAGAAACAGAGTTAGGAAAAATGCGCGAAAAAGTACTGACCTTACTCCAGCAAAAACCTTACCTGCCAAAAGAGCTTATGCAACAGTTCGAACCCAAAGATGCAGAAACTATAACAACGCTCGTACGGGAGCTGATAGATATCGGCGAAGTAGCTTATACACCTGCAGGGCAGGTACAAAAAGCATAA
- a CDS encoding putative quinol monooxygenase, with translation MIVILEARIREESVDEAKAFFQKIIPDTRIYEGCLASKVFQDEKEPTSLLMVEDWESEDHHRKYLAWCTKTGMLRKLLRFLSGPPNLRYYHTLDM, from the coding sequence ATGATCGTAATTTTAGAAGCCCGAATACGGGAAGAGTCAGTAGATGAGGCCAAAGCTTTTTTTCAGAAGATTATACCAGATACACGCATTTACGAAGGCTGCCTTGCCAGCAAAGTTTTCCAGGATGAAAAGGAGCCGACGTCGTTACTAATGGTTGAAGACTGGGAGTCGGAGGACCACCACAGGAAGTACCTTGCCTGGTGTACTAAAACGGGTATGTTGCGCAAGTTACTGCGCTTTTTGTCGGGGCCCCCAAACTTACGCTACTACCATACTTTGGACATGTAA
- a CDS encoding GNAT family N-acetyltransferase, with protein MIVEATPEDIDELFVLWLELMQHHQGLHKVFKCKPNHENALKAELLKRIREKDTKVFAYEQDGDWIGMMICSIRQGVNGFELSRKGYIAETIINEAYRNKGIGQELFEAARNWLQDKGADHIELQVSVKNAGAIRFWQEIGFSASTQHMVLLLK; from the coding sequence ATGATCGTAGAAGCGACTCCAGAAGATATAGATGAACTTTTTGTGTTGTGGCTTGAGCTGATGCAGCACCATCAGGGCCTGCATAAAGTGTTTAAATGCAAGCCAAACCATGAAAACGCATTAAAAGCTGAGCTGCTTAAACGCATCAGGGAGAAAGACACCAAGGTGTTTGCCTATGAACAGGATGGCGATTGGATAGGCATGATGATCTGCAGTATACGGCAGGGCGTAAATGGTTTTGAACTTAGCAGGAAAGGCTACATAGCAGAAACTATAATTAATGAAGCTTACCGGAACAAAGGTATAGGTCAGGAATTATTTGAAGCGGCACGTAACTGGCTACAAGATAAAGGTGCTGACCACATTGAGCTACAGGTTTCCGTTAAAAATGCAGGTGCTATCAGGTTCTGGCAGGAAATAGGTTTTTCGGCATCTACACAGCATATGGTACTGTTACTGAAGTAA
- a CDS encoding HAD family hydrolase, with product MKRNTDSLIFDLDGTLWDATATVARAWNEARKQVDFDIQEITQEDIRSVAGMQHDLIYDKFFPDLTDAQKKELMEISGREEMQHLKKFGGELFAGMKEALEYLHGNYKLFIVSNCQDGYIEAFYEFHHLSHLFEDHECSGRTGNPKGENLKDIIKRNNLQTPVYVGDTIGDYEASLVAGIPFVYAAYGFGKTPDYTIYLKSPADLKRLF from the coding sequence ATGAAACGGAACACCGACAGCCTTATATTTGACCTGGATGGAACACTCTGGGATGCCACGGCCACCGTGGCCCGTGCCTGGAACGAAGCGCGTAAACAGGTGGATTTTGATATTCAGGAAATTACGCAGGAAGATATTCGCTCTGTGGCAGGCATGCAACACGACCTGATCTACGATAAATTCTTTCCGGACCTGACAGATGCCCAGAAAAAAGAACTGATGGAGATCAGTGGACGTGAAGAGATGCAGCATCTTAAAAAGTTTGGCGGCGAACTGTTTGCAGGCATGAAAGAGGCGCTGGAATACCTGCATGGCAACTATAAGTTATTTATAGTAAGTAATTGCCAGGATGGTTATATCGAGGCTTTTTATGAATTCCACCACCTCTCCCACCTGTTCGAGGATCATGAATGTTCTGGCCGAACCGGAAACCCCAAAGGCGAAAACCTGAAAGACATCATTAAAAGAAACAACCTGCAAACCCCTGTGTATGTTGGCGATACAATAGGCGACTACGAAGCCAGTTTAGTAGCTGGAATTCCATTTGTGTATGCTGCTTATGGTTTTGGCAAAACTCCGGACTATACTATTTACCTTAAATCGCCGGCTGATCTTAAAAGACTTTTCTAG
- a CDS encoding nuclear transport factor 2 family protein — protein MKLYALTIVLLMAALPVFSQYIPKTTGTEAPATLQLQAYNNRDIDTFIKAYSDDVKVYSQPGVLSYQGIDEMRKRYGQKFAETPDLHCELVNRIVSGNVVIDHERVQTDKNKPRTEAIAIYRIRDSRIYEVTFIYPDPQN, from the coding sequence ATGAAACTTTATGCTCTGACTATAGTTCTGCTTATGGCTGCTTTACCTGTTTTCTCCCAATACATTCCTAAAACCACCGGCACTGAGGCGCCCGCCACGTTACAGCTACAGGCCTACAACAACCGCGACATCGATACATTTATAAAAGCGTACAGCGATGATGTTAAAGTATACAGCCAGCCAGGCGTGCTCAGTTACCAGGGGATAGACGAAATGCGAAAGCGCTACGGCCAGAAATTTGCCGAAACCCCTGATCTTCATTGTGAACTTGTAAACCGGATTGTGTCAGGCAATGTGGTAATAGACCATGAGCGCGTGCAGACCGATAAAAACAAACCGCGGACTGAAGCAATTGCCATTTACCGTATCCGCGACAGCAGGATTTATGAAGTAACTTTTATTTATCCTGATCCTCAGAATTAA
- a CDS encoding YdcF family protein produces MARMLEELIIRTLCDTLPATPADALFLFGQTEDNQEAAFAAAKLLLQENYTTKVLFLGTGPMSGYPGGATWFEAMKALGIPEDSLFQILPVPANTDMLHTGIEATSMVQHALAHGYAKVIVTAAPFQQPRAFMAAVTAALRIYPDLKIYSLPGKPLPWQQVAVHSQGKTESTRAGLIAGEMKRIEKYSKQGDLATVDEVLKYLNKRDIKEL; encoded by the coding sequence ATGGCTCGTATGTTAGAAGAATTGATTATTCGTACGCTCTGCGATACCTTACCAGCCACACCTGCCGATGCCCTGTTTTTGTTTGGCCAGACAGAAGACAACCAGGAAGCTGCATTTGCCGCCGCAAAATTACTCTTACAGGAGAACTATACGACTAAGGTTTTGTTTTTGGGCACCGGACCCATGAGTGGTTACCCTGGCGGAGCCACCTGGTTTGAGGCCATGAAAGCACTTGGCATTCCGGAAGATTCGCTGTTCCAGATACTGCCTGTTCCGGCAAACACCGATATGCTGCACACGGGTATAGAAGCTACTTCGATGGTGCAGCATGCGCTGGCTCATGGGTATGCAAAAGTTATAGTCACAGCAGCTCCTTTTCAGCAGCCAAGAGCGTTTATGGCAGCCGTTACCGCGGCACTGCGCATATACCCTGACTTAAAGATCTATAGTTTGCCCGGAAAACCATTGCCATGGCAACAAGTGGCAGTACACTCGCAAGGCAAAACCGAAAGCACCCGCGCCGGCCTGATAGCCGGAGAAATGAAACGAATAGAAAAGTATAGTAAACAGGGAGACCTGGCTACTGTTGATGAAGTGCTAAAGTATTTGAATAAGAGGGATATTAAAGAACTATAG
- a CDS encoding SRPBCC domain-containing protein: MKDIKKYYLIPAEPELVYAALTNPLTLQAWTGDEAEMSTEPGSEFSLFDGSIVGRNLEFEEGKKLVQQWYFGEQEEPSIVTIKLHPHKYGTSAELRHTNIPDHDYNDIAEGWDEAYFGALIEFYEGE; the protein is encoded by the coding sequence ATGAAAGATATAAAGAAATACTACCTTATACCGGCAGAGCCTGAACTGGTTTATGCTGCCCTTACCAACCCGCTCACGCTGCAAGCATGGACCGGCGATGAAGCGGAAATGAGCACAGAACCCGGATCTGAGTTTTCGTTATTTGATGGAAGTATAGTTGGCAGAAACCTGGAGTTTGAAGAAGGGAAAAAGCTTGTGCAGCAATGGTATTTCGGCGAGCAGGAAGAGCCTTCTATAGTTACTATAAAATTACACCCGCATAAGTACGGCACCTCCGCAGAACTACGCCATACCAACATCCCCGACCACGATTATAACGACATAGCAGAAGGTTGGGACGAGGCTTATTTCGGAGCCCTGATCGAGTTTTATGAAGGCGAGTAA
- a CDS encoding VF530 family protein has product MEEQKNNPLHGKTLERILVQLVDYYGWEELGYKISINSFNVNPSINSSLKFLRKTPWARQKVEELYIRTFSKK; this is encoded by the coding sequence ATGGAAGAACAAAAGAATAACCCACTTCACGGAAAAACACTGGAGCGTATCCTGGTGCAACTTGTAGATTATTACGGCTGGGAAGAGCTTGGCTATAAGATCAGCATCAACAGTTTTAACGTTAACCCAAGCATTAATTCCAGTCTTAAGTTTTTGCGCAAAACACCCTGGGCACGCCAGAAAGTAGAGGAACTATACATCCGTACGTTTTCAAAAAAATAG
- a CDS encoding NADP-dependent oxidoreductase — MKAFVVNEPGAPESLQLTEIEKPTIKEDEVLVKVNAISINPVDTKTREGKALYATLKETPPVIPGWDISGEVAEVGAKVTYFKPGDEVFGMVNFPGHGRAYAEYVAAPEAHLAHKPANVPHHEAAAATLAALTAWQVLVNEADIQPGQRVLVHAAAGGVGHFATQIAKYFKAFVIGTASKENHDFIMNMGADEQVDYNEYKVEDVVMDADIVVDSLGEENSLRSLKCLKEGGKLISILGGAKEAVQQEARKRNIEAKNYLVHSSGEDMAKIADLLSQEKLTAHVSHVYDFEDMAKAHAQVETRKTRGKVVVHVS, encoded by the coding sequence ATGAAAGCATTTGTAGTAAACGAGCCGGGCGCACCGGAAAGCCTGCAACTAACTGAGATCGAAAAGCCAACTATAAAAGAAGACGAAGTGCTGGTAAAAGTAAATGCCATTAGTATAAATCCGGTTGATACCAAAACCCGTGAAGGCAAAGCGTTATACGCCACGTTAAAAGAAACACCTCCCGTTATACCTGGCTGGGATATTTCTGGGGAAGTGGCGGAAGTGGGAGCGAAGGTAACCTACTTTAAACCCGGCGACGAAGTGTTTGGGATGGTGAATTTTCCGGGGCACGGCAGAGCTTATGCCGAGTATGTAGCCGCCCCTGAAGCGCACCTGGCACATAAGCCCGCCAACGTGCCGCACCACGAAGCCGCCGCCGCTACACTTGCCGCGCTAACTGCCTGGCAGGTACTTGTAAACGAAGCTGATATACAACCGGGCCAGCGTGTACTCGTACATGCCGCAGCAGGGGGAGTCGGCCATTTTGCGACCCAGATAGCGAAGTATTTCAAAGCATTTGTTATTGGTACGGCATCAAAAGAGAACCATGATTTTATAATGAATATGGGCGCCGATGAGCAGGTTGATTATAATGAATATAAAGTTGAAGATGTGGTGATGGATGCCGATATTGTAGTCGACTCGCTTGGCGAAGAAAATTCACTACGCTCCTTAAAATGCCTGAAAGAGGGCGGGAAGCTGATATCTATATTAGGCGGTGCAAAGGAAGCGGTGCAGCAGGAAGCCCGGAAACGGAATATTGAAGCGAAGAACTACCTGGTACACTCAAGCGGTGAAGATATGGCTAAAATTGCCGACCTGCTGAGCCAGGAAAAGCTTACGGCGCATGTATCGCATGTCTATGATTTTGAAGACATGGCCAAAGCACATGCCCAGGTAGAGACCCGCAAAACCCGGGGCAAAGTAGTAGTGCATGTAAGTTAA
- a CDS encoding DinB family protein encodes MTQTKTLEVWLRGPVNGVPALLQPVAHALLQACEEVESFMQDFPEDLIWDRPAGVASVGYHLQHLTGILQRLLTYARGEALSEDQLAFLYAEGKPTEATAQDLLQQYREQLDKAMEQLKQTDESTLTEVRRVGRAQVESTVMGLLFHAAEHSMRHVGQLLVTARVLRWQANGA; translated from the coding sequence ATGACACAAACCAAGACTCTGGAAGTGTGGCTGCGCGGACCGGTAAACGGCGTGCCTGCTTTATTGCAACCCGTGGCACATGCATTGTTGCAGGCCTGCGAGGAAGTAGAAAGTTTTATGCAGGATTTTCCGGAAGACCTGATCTGGGATCGGCCGGCCGGCGTGGCATCAGTTGGGTATCATCTGCAGCACTTAACCGGCATTCTGCAGCGCCTGCTAACCTATGCCCGCGGCGAAGCACTGTCTGAAGACCAGCTGGCTTTTCTGTATGCCGAGGGCAAACCAACCGAAGCCACAGCACAGGACCTGTTGCAGCAGTACCGTGAGCAGCTTGATAAGGCAATGGAGCAGTTAAAGCAAACAGATGAAAGCACCTTAACCGAAGTGCGCCGGGTAGGGCGTGCGCAGGTAGAATCTACGGTGATGGGTTTGTTGTTTCATGCGGCGGAACACAGCATGAGGCATGTGGGACAATTACTGGTAACGGCACGCGTGCTGCGCTGGCAAGCTAACGGGGCATAG
- a CDS encoding threonine synthase has protein sequence METILEQRISYLSNLTCSRCGTQHPAFQKQTVSPCCHIPLLAHYLKDAHFPKSELKQREGTMWRYKEMLPVLHPENIVSLGEGFTPIVALKNLAAKYELNTLLLKDEGQNPTGSFKARGLSMAISKAKEHGVESCIIPTAGNAGVAMAAYCAKAGMRAVVVMPRHTPKAFKEECYWYGAEVVLIDGLINDCAAKVKELNQHGDLLDVSTLKEPYRLEGKKTMGYEIAEQLNWTLPDVILYPAGGGTGLIGIWKAFHEMQQLGWLEPTIKLPRMVAVQAANCQPLIETLAGRQPNAQNYVGKPTIANGLAVPRPLGEALMLQTIHESGGTAISITETEMVTGLKELGASEGLFVAPEGAAVWMAARKLVEARMISRNEKILLLNTGSGQKYMENLSDVFQ, from the coding sequence ATGGAAACAATACTTGAACAACGCATAAGCTACCTCAGCAACCTCACCTGCTCCAGGTGTGGCACCCAACACCCGGCTTTTCAGAAGCAAACGGTATCGCCATGCTGCCACATACCACTGCTGGCACACTATCTAAAAGATGCCCACTTTCCGAAATCTGAACTGAAACAGCGCGAAGGCACGATGTGGCGCTACAAAGAAATGCTGCCGGTACTTCATCCGGAAAATATCGTTAGCCTGGGCGAAGGATTTACACCTATAGTTGCCCTTAAAAATTTAGCGGCAAAATACGAGCTTAACACCCTGCTTCTTAAAGACGAAGGCCAAAACCCTACCGGATCTTTTAAAGCACGCGGATTAAGTATGGCCATATCCAAGGCAAAGGAACATGGTGTAGAAAGCTGTATTATACCTACAGCCGGTAATGCCGGTGTAGCAATGGCCGCCTATTGCGCCAAAGCCGGTATGCGTGCCGTTGTTGTGATGCCCCGCCACACACCCAAAGCTTTTAAAGAAGAATGCTACTGGTATGGCGCCGAAGTGGTGCTGATAGACGGACTGATCAATGACTGTGCTGCAAAAGTTAAAGAGCTAAACCAGCATGGCGACCTGTTGGATGTATCGACGCTGAAAGAGCCATATCGCCTGGAAGGCAAGAAAACCATGGGGTATGAGATTGCCGAGCAGCTGAACTGGACCTTACCCGATGTAATACTTTACCCTGCCGGAGGCGGAACCGGTTTAATTGGCATCTGGAAAGCCTTTCACGAAATGCAGCAGCTTGGCTGGCTGGAACCAACTATAAAATTACCCCGCATGGTAGCCGTGCAGGCCGCCAACTGCCAGCCACTGATCGAGACTTTAGCGGGCCGGCAGCCTAATGCGCAGAACTATGTGGGAAAACCAACTATAGCCAACGGACTGGCAGTTCCCCGCCCCCTGGGCGAAGCCCTTATGTTGCAGACAATACACGAGTCTGGTGGCACGGCCATCAGCATTACCGAAACCGAAATGGTAACCGGCCTGAAGGAGTTAGGAGCATCAGAAGGTTTGTTTGTGGCCCCAGAGGGAGCCGCCGTCTGGATGGCAGCACGCAAGTTAGTAGAGGCCCGCATGATCTCCCGTAATGAAAAGATACTGCTGCTGAACACAGGCTCCGGCCAAAAATACATGGAGAACCTTTCGGATGTTTTTCAATAA
- a CDS encoding LysR family transcriptional regulator has translation MLSHKHVIFMEVARLLSFTKASQTLFISQSALSKQVKALEEYYKTGLFERLGNTIILTPAGKLLYEKLLKARQLQHELHDEFKKLNENFSPQVTMLLGASTTISLYILPPVLSAYLQQNPTINLTLRNRNSENILKALLDHELDLGIVEGISKVSNVTYTPFLTDDVIAVCSERNPLKKQQLEVKDLYDIPLALREHGSGTLAVLEDALKQKKIDLGKLPIRIRLGGTEALKNFVRVDTCLAFLPRQAVLKELQTGELVEVAIKDLKVKRSFNFIQRKGTESNFPYKGFIQFTKRYYSKQE, from the coding sequence ATGCTCTCACACAAGCACGTAATATTTATGGAAGTGGCCCGGCTGCTTAGCTTTACCAAAGCCAGCCAAACGCTTTTTATAAGCCAGTCTGCGCTAAGCAAGCAGGTAAAAGCGCTGGAAGAATATTATAAAACCGGCCTGTTTGAGCGCTTAGGTAACACTATCATACTTACTCCTGCCGGCAAACTGCTCTATGAAAAACTACTGAAAGCCAGGCAGCTGCAACACGAGCTTCACGATGAGTTTAAAAAGCTTAACGAAAACTTTTCGCCGCAGGTAACAATGTTGCTGGGCGCCAGCACTACCATTTCGCTGTATATTCTGCCGCCGGTACTATCAGCGTATCTGCAACAAAACCCAACTATAAACCTGACCCTCCGCAACCGCAACAGCGAAAACATATTAAAAGCTTTACTTGATCATGAACTGGACCTGGGTATTGTGGAAGGCATTAGCAAAGTAAGCAATGTTACCTACACCCCTTTCCTGACAGATGACGTGATCGCCGTTTGTTCCGAGCGCAACCCCCTTAAAAAGCAGCAGCTCGAGGTAAAAGACCTGTATGATATACCGCTGGCTTTGCGCGAACATGGCTCCGGAACGCTTGCTGTGCTGGAAGATGCCCTGAAACAAAAGAAAATTGACCTGGGAAAGCTGCCAATACGCATCAGGTTAGGCGGCACCGAGGCTTTGAAAAACTTTGTACGTGTAGATACCTGCCTTGCTTTTTTGCCACGCCAGGCCGTACTGAAAGAACTGCAAACCGGAGAACTGGTAGAAGTTGCCATAAAAGACCTGAAGGTAAAACGCAGCTTCAACTTTATACAGCGCAAAGGCACCGAGAGCAATTTTCCTTACAAAGGATTTATACAGTTTACCAAACGTTACTATTCCAAACAGGAATAG
- a CDS encoding SRPBCC domain-containing protein: MENKKLEIKTAIQILKPVHEVFEAIVDPAKMSNYFISEGSGPMEEGKTVTWKFPEFDESFPVRVGNVEQDKYISYYWDGTDGSALLVEITLAPSRENTTVVTITEKEMDNNEAGIAWMMGNTAGWANFLACLKAYLEYGINLRKGAFDFMKTEA, encoded by the coding sequence ATGGAAAACAAGAAACTTGAAATTAAAACAGCAATACAAATCCTGAAACCGGTGCACGAAGTATTCGAAGCTATAGTTGATCCGGCTAAAATGTCGAACTACTTTATTTCAGAAGGCTCCGGCCCGATGGAAGAAGGCAAAACCGTTACCTGGAAGTTTCCTGAATTTGATGAAAGCTTTCCGGTACGAGTTGGCAATGTAGAGCAGGACAAGTACATCTCCTATTACTGGGATGGCACAGATGGCAGCGCGCTGTTGGTAGAAATAACATTAGCGCCAAGCAGAGAAAACACCACAGTGGTAACCATCACTGAAAAGGAAATGGATAACAACGAAGCAGGTATAGCCTGGATGATGGGCAACACTGCCGGCTGGGCCAATTTCCTGGCCTGCCTGAAAGCGTATCTGGAGTATGGCATTAACCTCCGAAAAGGTGCTTTTGATTTTATGAAGACAGAGGCATAG
- a CDS encoding DUF2867 domain-containing protein: MKSSGNTHRIPDTSILKKDSELFDYIDSYRSFFSDDEETIDSTKIGVLFFSGKSKVGSTLFAIRNKIVGLFGLKTSGQVSDRQKQRDNFKCEPGDQLGLFKVYNKTENEVVLGENDKHLNFRVSLFLDRPLDNTGRKSLTVTTTVKFNNLFGRVYFLFVRPFHKLIVPVMLKGMIKRIESEKTASR; encoded by the coding sequence ATGAAAAGCAGTGGTAACACACACAGAATTCCTGATACATCCATATTAAAAAAAGACAGTGAATTGTTTGACTATATAGACAGTTACCGAAGTTTTTTTTCTGACGATGAAGAGACCATTGACTCAACAAAAATTGGGGTTTTGTTTTTTTCGGGCAAGTCTAAAGTAGGGAGTACGCTATTCGCAATAAGAAACAAAATTGTCGGGCTCTTTGGGTTAAAAACATCAGGGCAGGTAAGCGACAGGCAGAAACAGCGTGACAATTTTAAATGCGAACCAGGTGATCAGCTCGGCCTTTTTAAAGTGTATAACAAGACAGAGAACGAGGTAGTATTAGGCGAGAATGACAAACATCTGAATTTCAGAGTTTCATTATTTCTTGACAGACCTCTTGACAACACCGGCAGGAAAAGTTTGACGGTAACAACGACCGTAAAATTCAATAACCTCTTCGGGCGTGTTTATTTTTTGTTCGTAAGGCCTTTTCATAAACTTATCGTTCCGGTAATGCTGAAAGGCATGATTAAACGGATAGAAAGCGAAAAGACAGCCAGCCGCTAA